One Fusarium falciforme chromosome 1, complete sequence genomic window carries:
- a CDS encoding Transcription initiation factor TFIID, subunit TAF1 gives MTTNTEFSSFDESAWKAQNAADDREIAKLLEQSQEGGNGGLKLDDTPFDQTGKADDAEDFEDISDDDLPEEEEPSAGVSMEMPGLTDDGGTSNDADDLFGEGPSSPDPILGPSSPAPHVRDADTGDDTQPMDAGLSFPGINFDPEPHLNGANQDPDIPAPAETVEDLLKATWPAFKKGHILTWSELLPAKKATWKEKKPVKKPKPLVTSKLTLDLAPDQEKLFRIPGTATITRKAKQNEERGLVLCGQDDGNQADDVVQFDLDQESDSETVAGFTLRDIELACEDWSVHINTVEANFKAKQVAEQEQQQARKRAFEEQDDEWDAEFLMDLGDDAPQRPKKRKTVQLGLPEIPRYSAPSFDNFEDTTRRGAKRVHLDMGDPYLLLDTQDIQRSAKRPRQDNKLKRMANGNLGRDVSQRFNISNDEAYEALKENHQSKVRATLGNISVEHSMPAIKLSWPYYKVKLSGTTDEYHRPRFRYKKFAGHTIKFDKPNHHKRKQMKGKAHEVFLKSKDLSINDNSVAVLYEYCEQRPRVLSNFGMGNRLINYYRRKDNNDDEQLPKQELGEYRMLLPEDRSPFSLFGTVDAGETVPTLHNEMYRAPVFKHNPRSSDFLVVRSTTGEHGSKWFLHKIDHLYVVGQQFPSVEVPGPHSRKVTNASKNRMKMLAFRMIRHSDTDNCQLSDITKHIAESTDTQNRQKLKEFLQYDRESGEKGMWRLKPGEILPDESAIRSMIKPEEVCLLDAMQLGIKELEDAGYDPRNATIEDDVQMQDADGDDDDADEDGSRVAKGTKKQPEKQEETLADKMAPWKTTKAFIDACAQKAMLQLHGEGDPTGHGLGFSFIRTSMKGGYIEAVQGPLATSADAMEREKRANGGHAYNVKKQQAMYEEGIREIWEKQKATLSDAQEHDDKDVAVTEDEDDRFNVQSAMTPAQFDDGTSQISGLTSSSRHPRRAIRITRDVRMPDGTIQQRTEVVHDPVVISQYMKRRTEADLEMRDIYSSRPTGNADHDRLAGIRIKKELERLEKNKARRQAREQQKELHQKASAGDAASPSVNGDKIPTGTTRKCANCGQVGHIKTNKKLCPLLNGTMKADNGAAEHGGFGNYNAPTGTAGSPS, from the exons ATGACTACCAATACCGAGTTCTCGTCATTTGACGAGAGTGCCTGGAAGGCCCAGAATGCTGCCGACGACCGAGAGATTGCGAAGCTGCTCGAGCAGAGCCAGGAGGGCGGTAATGGCGGCCTCAAGCTCGACGATACACCCTTCGATCAAACCGGCAAGGCCGACGACGCCGAGGACTTTGAGGACATCAGCGACGATGATCtaccagaggaggaggagccaaGCGCTGGCGTTTCCATGGAAATGCCCGGCCTAACAGATGATGGCGGAACTAGCAATGATGCCGACGACCTGTTTGGCGAAGGACCATCCTCACCCGATCCGATTCTCGGTCCTTCCTCCCCCGCGCCTCACGTTCGCGATGCCGACACTGGTGACGATACTCAGCCTATGGATGCTGGTCTCAGCTTCCCAGGCATCAACTTCGACCCCGAACCCCATCTCAACGGCGCGAACCAAGACCCCGACATCCCTGCCCCGGCCGAAACCGTCGAAGATCTCCTCAAGGCTACCTGGCCTGCGTTTAAGAAGGGACATATTCTGACATGGAGTGAACTCCTTCCAGCCAAGAAGGCTACatggaaggagaagaagcctgtcaagaagcccaagcctcTTGTCACTAGCAAGCTCACATTGGATCTCGCCCCCGACCAGGAAAAGCTCTTCCGCATCCCCGGCACTGCAACCATTACTCGTAAGGCAAAGCAGAATGAAGAAAGGGGCCTCGTGTTGTGTGGTCAAGACGATGGGAATCAAGCCGACGATGTTGTACAATTCGACCTCGACCAAGAATCCGACTCAGAAACCGTTGCCGGCTTTACCCTCCGCGACATCGAACTCGCCTGCGAGGACTGGAGTGTCCACATTAACACTGTGGAGGCGAATTTCAAGGCGAAGCAAGTCGCCGAGCAGGAACAGCAGCAAGCACGGAAACGTGCATTTGAGGAGCAGGATGACGAGTGGGATGCCGAATTTTTGATGgaccttggagatgatgcgCCACAACGCCCAAAGAAGCGCAAGACCGTCCAGCTTGGCCTGCCTGAGATTCCCCGATACTCGGCTCCATCGTTTGACAACTTTGAAGACACGACGCGCCGAGGCGCTAAGCGTGTTCATCTCGACATGGGTGACCCTTATCTCCTTCTCGACACCCAAGACATCCAGAGAAGCGCAAAGCGACCACGCCAAGACAACAAACTCAAGCGCATGGCCAATGGCAATCTCGGCCGCGATGTCTCCCAGCGATTCAACATTTCCAACGACGAGGCATATGAGGCGCTCAAGGAGAACCACCAAAGCAAGGTCCGCGCCACTCTCGGCAACATTTCTGTCGAACACAGTATGCCAGCCATCAAGCTGTCATGGCCGTACTACAAGGTCAAGCTCAGTGGTACGACTGATGAGTATCATCGCCCTCGTTTCAGGTACAAGAAGTTTGCTGGTCACACTATCAAGTTTGACAAGCCCAACCACCACAAGCGAAAGCAGATGAAGGGCAAGGCACACGAAGTCTTTTTGAAGTCCAAGGACCTGAGCATCAACGACAACTCCGTCGCCGTTCTTTACGAATACTGCGAACAACGCCCCCGAGTTCTGAGCAACTTTGGCATGGGCAATCGTCTCATCAATTATTATCGACGAAAGGAtaacaacgacgacgagcagCTACCTAAGCAAGAACTCGGCGAGTATCGCATGCTTCTTCCTGAAGATCGATCGCCATTCTCCCTCTTCGGCACTGTCGACGCTGGTGAAACAGTTCCCACCTTGCACAACGAAATGTACCGTGCTCCCGTTTTCAAGCACAACCCTCGAAGCAGCGATTTTCTTGTTGTTCGCAGCACCACTGGAGAGCACGGGTCCAAATGGTTCCTGCACAAGATTGACCATCTTTATGTCGTTGGCCAACAATTCCCTTCGGTGGAGGTTCCGGGACCTCACAGTCGCAAGGTTACGAATGCTTCCAAGAACCGGATGAAGATGCTGGCTTTCCGTATGATTAGGCATAGCGATACGGACAATTGCCAGCTGTCTGACATCACCAAACACATCGCCGAGTCGACCGATACTCAGAATCGTCAAAAGCTCAAGGAATTCCTTCAGTATGACCGAGAGAGTGGTGAAAAGGGCATGTGGCGTCTAAAGCCTGGAGAGATTCTACCAGATGAGAGCGCGATCCGGTCTATGATCAAGCCTGAGGAGGTTTGTTTGCTTGATGCAATGCAACTCGGCATCAAGGAGCTGGAAGATGCCGGATACGACCCTCGAAACGCTACTATCGAGGACGACGTTCAAATGCAGGACGCCGAcggagacgatgatgatgctgatgaagatggtAGCAGAGTGGCCAAGGGCACGAAGAAACAGCCAGAGAAGCAAGAAGAGACACTCGCCGACAAGATGGCGCCTTGGAAGACGACAAAAGCCTTCATCGATGCATGTGCTCAAAAGGCTATGCTGCAACTCCACGGTGAAGGCGACCCGACAGGCCATGGTCTCGGCTTCAGTTTCATTCGTACGTCTATGAAGGGTGGTTATATCGAAGCCGTCCAAGGACCCCTTGCCACGTCGGCTGATGCCATGGAACGGGAAAAGCGAGCAAACGGTGGGCACGCTTACAACgtcaagaagcagcaggCCATGTATGAGGAGGGCATCCGTGAGATCTGGGAGAAGCAGAAGGCGACACTCTCAGATGCTCAGGAACATGACGACAAAGATGTTGCAGTgacagaagatgaggatgacagATTTAACGTGCAGTCTGCGATGACCCCAGCGCAGTTCGACGACGGTACTAGCCAAATTAGTGGTTTGACTTCATCCAGCCGACACCCACGACGCGCGATCCGCATCACACGAGACGTCCGGATGCCCGACGGCACCATCCAACAGCGAACCGAAGTTGTTCACGATCCGGTTGTGATTTCGCAATATATGAAGCGACGAACTGAGGCGGACCTTGAAATGAGAGA CATCTACAGTTCAAGGCCTACGGGCAATGCCGACCATGACCGTCTTGCAGGCATTAG AATCAAGAAGGAACTCGAGCGActcgagaagaacaaggcccGACGACAAGCTCGAGAGCAGCAGAAGGAGCTACACCAGAAAGCCAGCGCTGGGGATGCCGCATCACCGAGCGTTAATGGGGATAAGATCCCCACTGGAACAACTCGCAAGTGTGCCAATTGTGGCCAGGTCGGTCACATCAAGACCAATAAGAA GTTATGTCCTCTGCTCAACGGTACGATGAAGGCGGACAACGGTGCTGCCGAGCATGGAGGCTTTGGTAACTACAACGCCCCAACGGGTACTGCTGGGTCACCAAGTTAG